A genomic window from Exiguobacterium acetylicum DSM 20416 includes:
- a CDS encoding SDR family oxidoreductase — protein sequence MGRLEQKVAVITGSATGIGQATALVFAEQGATVICADVSLEKAQQTVEQITQHGGKAEAVHVDVSDVESVEQLAKHIKETYGTVDVLFNNAGIDEQGGKVHEYPIDLFDRIIAVDLRGTFLVSKFLIPLMLDNGGSIINTSSMSGRAADLNRSGYNAAKGGIANFTRAMAIDYARHGIRVNSLSPGTIETPLIDTLVGEKEKEQGKQFRDANAWITPLGRLGKPREMATVALFLASDDSSYVTGEDITADGGIMAYTWPGEMLIDSKWKDEAEKSE from the coding sequence ATGGGTAGACTCGAGCAAAAAGTAGCTGTCATTACCGGCTCGGCAACAGGGATTGGACAAGCGACCGCCCTTGTCTTCGCAGAACAGGGAGCAACGGTCATCTGTGCCGATGTCTCACTTGAAAAAGCACAACAAACAGTAGAACAGATTACACAACACGGTGGAAAAGCGGAAGCCGTCCATGTTGACGTCTCAGACGTCGAGAGTGTCGAGCAACTTGCGAAGCACATCAAAGAGACATACGGTACGGTCGACGTCCTCTTCAATAATGCCGGAATCGATGAACAAGGCGGGAAAGTCCATGAGTATCCCATCGATCTCTTCGATCGGATCATCGCGGTCGACTTGCGCGGTACATTCCTCGTCAGTAAATTCTTGATTCCACTCATGCTTGATAACGGTGGTTCAATCATCAATACATCATCGATGTCTGGTCGTGCAGCTGACTTGAACCGGTCCGGTTATAACGCAGCGAAAGGCGGGATTGCGAACTTCACACGCGCGATGGCAATCGATTATGCGCGTCATGGCATTCGTGTCAATTCGTTGTCGCCAGGAACAATCGAAACACCACTCATCGATACACTTGTTGGTGAAAAAGAAAAAGAGCAAGGTAAACAGTTCCGCGATGCGAACGCTTGGATCACACCACTCGGACGACTCGGTAAACCACGCGAGATGGCAACGGTCGCCCTCTTCCTTGCTTCTGACGACAGCTCATATGTCACAGGTGAGGACATCACAGCAGACGGCGGTATCATGGCTTATACATGGCCGGGAGAGATGTTAATCGATTCGAAATGGAAAGACGAAGCAGAAAAAAGTGAATGA
- a CDS encoding M20 family metallopeptidase, translating to MQTAITYLQRCLQIPSVNPMDGEEVVARYVYDVLVDHQISTEWIEVSPKRICLVAIVPASEEFSRPAVLGLSGHLDTVPVQGDGWTKDPYGGEIEDGRIYGRGASDMKSGVMAMVQALIQYKERQNRPNTVKLLITSDEENGMTGARHLTEQGYADDLDALLITEPTSGMIGYAQKGVVGIEVTCRGKSAHSSAPQLGRNAIDDMYRVIQEVKSERFSITTNHHSALGPVVASITSISGGEGPNVVPSQASFYMDIRTIPGFGRADVLAAFTDIERRLVVEDPDFDMSVTVIKDIPSCETDEQAPFLQQIADTMEQVSGVTPRKIAIPGGTDGAMFSQAKKAFPIAIASFHDFRLAHQVDESIPLSEYEQTIAFCFNLINTPLHQSLPSL from the coding sequence ATGCAAACAGCAATTACTTACTTACAACGGTGTCTTCAAATTCCAAGCGTCAACCCAATGGACGGAGAAGAAGTCGTCGCACGTTATGTGTACGATGTACTGGTTGATCATCAGATCTCGACAGAATGGATTGAAGTCTCACCAAAACGAATCTGTCTCGTCGCGATCGTTCCTGCGAGCGAGGAATTTTCACGTCCTGCTGTACTCGGATTATCTGGTCATCTCGATACGGTTCCTGTCCAAGGAGACGGCTGGACGAAAGATCCATACGGTGGTGAAATCGAAGACGGACGCATTTATGGTCGTGGGGCTTCAGATATGAAATCAGGTGTCATGGCGATGGTGCAAGCGCTCATTCAATACAAGGAACGTCAAAACCGTCCGAACACCGTCAAACTTCTGATTACATCCGATGAAGAGAATGGAATGACAGGAGCTCGTCATTTGACCGAACAAGGGTATGCGGATGATTTAGATGCTCTACTAATCACAGAACCGACGAGTGGGATGATCGGTTATGCACAAAAAGGTGTCGTCGGGATCGAAGTGACATGCCGCGGGAAAAGTGCACACAGTTCTGCCCCGCAACTGGGACGTAATGCGATTGATGACATGTATCGTGTCATTCAGGAAGTGAAATCGGAACGCTTCTCGATCACGACGAATCATCACTCGGCACTCGGTCCGGTCGTAGCGTCAATCACATCGATTTCAGGAGGCGAGGGACCAAACGTCGTTCCGAGTCAGGCTTCGTTTTATATGGATATCCGGACGATTCCTGGATTCGGTCGAGCGGACGTACTTGCTGCCTTTACGGATATTGAGCGTCGACTTGTTGTAGAAGATCCCGACTTTGACATGAGCGTGACCGTCATTAAGGATATTCCTTCTTGTGAAACCGATGAACAAGCACCTTTCTTACAACAGATCGCAGATACGATGGAACAGGTCAGCGGCGTGACACCACGAAAAATCGCCATCCCAGGTGGAACGGATGGTGCGATGTTCAGCCAAGCGAAAAAAGCATTTCCGATTGCGATTGCTTCTTTCCATGATTTTCGTCTCGCGCATCAAGTCGATGAGTCGATTCCGTTATCCGAGTATGAACAAACGATTGCGTTTTGCTTCAACTTGATCAACACACCATTACATCAATCACTTCCATCGCTTTAA
- a CDS encoding DUF1801 domain-containing protein produces the protein MPDTPKTGPTEQSVDAFLAQVEPPLRQADGITLRQFFEDVTGYEAVIWGSSLIGFGAYHYRYASGHEGDSFYVGFSPRKTNLVLYLALGEDDVSERLLATLGTYRRGKSCLYVKRLTDIDLNVLREMIEHSIRTLKDMYPS, from the coding sequence ATGCCTGATACGCCAAAGACAGGTCCTACCGAACAGTCCGTTGATGCCTTTCTGGCACAAGTCGAACCACCACTACGTCAAGCAGATGGTATCACGTTACGTCAGTTCTTCGAAGATGTCACGGGATACGAAGCCGTCATTTGGGGGTCTTCCTTGATTGGTTTTGGTGCCTATCATTATCGCTATGCCTCTGGTCACGAGGGCGACAGCTTTTATGTCGGCTTTTCTCCGCGCAAGACGAACCTCGTCCTTTACCTCGCGCTTGGTGAAGACGATGTATCGGAACGACTGCTTGCCACTCTCGGTACGTATCGACGCGGCAAGTCCTGCCTCTACGTAAAACGACTGACTGACATCGATTTAAACGTCCTTCGGGAAATGATTGAGCACTCGATCCGCACGTTAAAAGACATGTACCCGTCTTGA
- a CDS encoding MFS transporter translates to MALAEKTTTLEPETVLAESKHGLFHQPVAVWAVFFASITAFMGMGLVNPVLPTIAENLEASKSEVTLLFTSYNAVMAFAMLITGAISSRIGQKGTLMLGIAVIAIVAGFASQADSIWTLVALRGGWGLGNALFVATALAAIVSLSSGGTAKAIILYEAAVGLGISIGPLLGGTLGSITWRAPFMGVATIMVIAFLVLLFLMPKPAASVAPKQKLSLNAPFQAMKHRSLLTLGIVAALYNVGFFTIMAYAPFVMKLPAQGLGFVFLGWGMLLAITSVLTAPKLKQWFGTIKAMVMMLITFAILLLLMGIFTETPAVVIVCVILAGAVLGNNNTLITTAVMDAAPVERSTASAAYSFLRFLGAAIAPFMAGKLAEIFNANLPFYVGSGFVLLSVIIIGVNLKHIRHIDRTEGGH, encoded by the coding sequence ATGGCACTTGCTGAAAAAACAACGACGCTTGAGCCGGAAACGGTATTAGCAGAAAGCAAACATGGATTATTCCATCAACCGGTTGCTGTCTGGGCAGTCTTTTTCGCCAGTATTACAGCATTCATGGGAATGGGGCTCGTCAATCCTGTCTTACCGACGATTGCCGAGAATTTAGAAGCGTCAAAAAGTGAAGTAACGCTCTTATTTACAAGTTATAACGCCGTCATGGCATTCGCGATGTTAATTACAGGCGCGATCTCATCACGGATTGGTCAAAAAGGAACATTGATGCTCGGGATTGCCGTCATCGCAATCGTTGCTGGTTTTGCTTCGCAAGCAGACAGCATTTGGACGCTCGTCGCGTTACGCGGGGGATGGGGACTTGGGAACGCTTTGTTCGTCGCAACAGCACTCGCTGCGATCGTTTCGCTATCATCAGGCGGAACAGCAAAAGCGATCATTTTATATGAAGCAGCCGTTGGTCTCGGGATTTCGATTGGACCATTGTTAGGTGGAACGCTCGGTTCGATCACATGGCGCGCTCCATTCATGGGTGTTGCGACAATCATGGTCATCGCATTCCTCGTCTTGCTCTTCTTGATGCCAAAACCAGCAGCATCTGTCGCACCGAAACAGAAGTTATCATTAAATGCACCGTTTCAAGCGATGAAGCATCGTTCACTCTTGACGCTCGGGATCGTGGCGGCACTTTATAACGTTGGGTTCTTTACGATCATGGCCTATGCACCATTCGTCATGAAACTACCAGCGCAAGGACTCGGATTCGTTTTCCTCGGTTGGGGAATGTTGCTTGCGATCACATCGGTCTTAACGGCTCCGAAACTGAAACAATGGTTCGGAACAATCAAAGCGATGGTCATGATGTTGATCACATTCGCAATCTTGCTTCTATTAATGGGGATCTTCACGGAAACACCAGCCGTCGTCATCGTCTGTGTCATCTTGGCGGGAGCCGTGCTTGGGAATAACAACACGCTCATCACGACAGCTGTCATGGACGCAGCACCTGTCGAACGTTCGACAGCATCTGCGGCATACAGTTTCCTACGTTTTCTCGGGGCAGCCATCGCGCCATTCATGGCCGGGAAATTGGCTGAAATCTTCAACGCAAACTTACCATTTTATGTCGGGAGTGGCTTCGTCCTCTTATCCGTCATCATCATCGGGGTCAATCTCAAACACATTCGCCATATCGATCGGACAGAAGGCGGACATTAA
- a CDS encoding CBS domain-containing protein — MKANESMKQEVITVNDTDLIRTVIERFIQSGISGVPVINAEQEVVGYISDGDIMRAIGKHKDIIVDTFLYVDVIKGDEEDYEDRIRHILNRPVMELARRKVVTADADTEMEEIAATLGAKRIKKLPILKAGRLVGIISRGDVIRHSFKQFM; from the coding sequence ATGAAAGCTAATGAGTCGATGAAACAAGAAGTCATCACGGTAAACGATACAGATCTGATTCGGACGGTCATCGAACGATTCATTCAGTCTGGTATTAGCGGCGTTCCTGTCATCAATGCTGAGCAAGAAGTCGTCGGATATATCAGTGACGGAGATATCATGCGCGCGATCGGAAAACACAAGGACATCATCGTCGATACATTCTTATATGTAGATGTCATCAAAGGAGACGAAGAAGATTATGAAGACCGGATTCGTCATATCTTGAACCGACCTGTCATGGAACTGGCACGCCGGAAAGTCGTAACAGCGGACGCTGACACCGAAATGGAAGAGATTGCGGCGACACTTGGCGCAAAACGGATCAAAAAGCTTCCAATCCTTAAAGCAGGACGTCTTGTTGGGATTATTAGTCGAGGCGACGTCATTCGCCATTCGTTTAAACAGTTCATGTAA
- a CDS encoding MarR family winged helix-turn-helix transcriptional regulator: MSQQALETIELELAILIRRLTTATADNRNLDRASYLLLRQLADSGKVGVKTLARELQLDVSTVSRQAAALDQKQLVEKVKDPTDGRAFFYHITDKGQEELTIYRTARLASIERLLTDWPSDDAEDFGRLLQQFNRALRER, from the coding sequence ATGTCTCAACAAGCACTCGAAACCATTGAATTGGAGTTAGCGATCCTGATCCGGCGCTTGACGACAGCGACGGCAGACAATCGTAATTTGGATCGTGCTTCCTACCTGTTACTGCGACAATTAGCGGATTCCGGTAAGGTCGGTGTTAAAACACTTGCCCGTGAACTTCAGCTTGATGTCTCGACCGTCAGTCGCCAAGCTGCGGCACTCGATCAGAAGCAACTTGTTGAAAAAGTAAAAGATCCGACAGATGGACGTGCCTTCTTCTATCACATCACAGATAAAGGACAAGAAGAGCTCACGATTTACCGGACAGCGCGCCTCGCGAGCATCGAACGTCTCCTGACGGACTGGCCATCGGATGATGCCGAAGATTTTGGACGCCTGCTCCAACAATTTAATCGTGCCTTGCGCGAACGATAA
- the mmuM gene encoding homocysteine S-methyltransferase: MSRIKNPVDQRLQEVPFLILDGALATELEQKGFDLNDPLWSARLLIEAPEQIEHVHRDYFEVGADVAITSSYQASIEGFKQRHIKTEEAQALIRKTVTLAQNARSRSGKSDALIAGSVGPYGAYLADGSEYRGHYGVSADVLEAFHRPRIEALIEAGADLLAFETIPSLEEAVVLFRILEAYPEVSAWLTFSLQDATHISEGTALATCIETVGQHPQLAAIGANCFPASYATDFIRHVKALTDVPIIVYPNSGEVYDPVAKTWSGTNQCTSFQTVAKTWYEAGARLIGGCCRTSPEHIAQIRSVCQVTHTS; the protein is encoded by the coding sequence ATGTCCCGAATCAAAAATCCAGTTGATCAACGATTACAGGAAGTTCCCTTTCTCATTTTAGATGGTGCCCTTGCAACCGAACTTGAACAGAAGGGATTCGACCTGAACGACCCGCTTTGGTCAGCACGTCTCTTAATCGAAGCACCGGAACAGATCGAACACGTCCATCGTGACTACTTTGAAGTAGGTGCCGATGTTGCCATCACTTCAAGCTATCAAGCAAGTATTGAAGGATTCAAGCAACGTCATATTAAGACAGAGGAAGCACAGGCGCTGATTCGAAAAACAGTCACCTTGGCGCAAAATGCACGCTCGCGTAGCGGAAAGAGTGACGCATTAATCGCGGGATCAGTGGGTCCTTATGGTGCCTACTTAGCAGATGGCTCTGAGTATCGCGGTCATTACGGGGTGTCAGCAGATGTGCTAGAAGCCTTTCACAGACCACGTATCGAAGCGTTGATTGAAGCAGGAGCGGATCTGCTGGCATTCGAGACGATTCCGTCGCTCGAGGAAGCGGTCGTGTTGTTCCGGATACTTGAAGCGTACCCAGAAGTGTCTGCTTGGCTGACGTTCTCGCTTCAAGATGCGACACATATCAGTGAAGGAACGGCACTTGCGACGTGTATTGAGACGGTTGGACAACACCCGCAACTGGCAGCAATCGGTGCAAATTGTTTTCCGGCATCTTACGCGACTGACTTTATCCGTCACGTCAAGGCGTTGACGGACGTGCCAATCATCGTCTATCCGAACTCTGGTGAGGTCTATGATCCGGTCGCAAAAACATGGTCGGGTACGAATCAGTGTACGTCGTTCCAAACCGTCGCGAAGACATGGTATGAGGCAGGGGCACGATTGATCGGTGGTTGTTGCCGAACGTCACCTGAACACATCGCACAAATTCGTTCGGTTTGTCAGGTTACTCATACATCATGA
- a CDS encoding amino acid permease — protein sequence MKTSGAFRRKMESRHLIMLSLGGVIGTGLFLSTGYTLEQAGRVGTILSYLIGAVVVYLVMLSLGELAVHMPETGSFHKYATNYIGPGTGYTVAWLYWLTWTVALGSEFTAAGILMQRWFPSIPVWVFSALFAAMILGINVLKVRVFAEVEFWFSAIKVVTIIAFILLGAGAIVGFIPLQDGSPAPFFSSLTEGGLFPNGAFVIFMTMLAVNFAYSGTELIGVAAGEAVDPKRTIPLAIRTTILRLVLFFVGTIIVLAVLLPTEGKGVLESPFVAVFERIGIPYAADVMNFVILTAILSAANSGLYAASRMLWSLANERMIPRFFAQVTPNGVPLRAVLFSMLGGGLALLSSIYAAGSVYIALVSISGLAVVVVWMSISVAQYRFRKQFLREGHTVDELVYRTPLFPFVPIVAFVVCLISLIGIGFDPTQRIALYCGIPFIVICYVVHAFTNSSQKRSVEDVPNQKSS from the coding sequence ATGAAAACGAGTGGGGCTTTTCGACGCAAGATGGAATCACGTCATCTGATTATGCTGTCGTTAGGTGGTGTCATTGGAACAGGATTGTTTTTAAGTACAGGTTATACGTTAGAACAAGCAGGACGGGTCGGGACGATTTTGTCGTATTTGATTGGGGCAGTCGTCGTCTACTTAGTTATGTTAAGTCTCGGTGAACTCGCCGTGCACATGCCGGAAACCGGTTCATTTCATAAATACGCAACGAATTACATCGGACCCGGTACCGGTTACACAGTCGCCTGGCTCTACTGGCTGACGTGGACGGTCGCCCTTGGTTCAGAATTCACGGCAGCAGGTATTTTGATGCAACGTTGGTTCCCGTCGATTCCGGTGTGGGTGTTCAGCGCCTTATTCGCTGCGATGATCCTTGGTATCAACGTCTTGAAGGTCCGCGTGTTCGCTGAAGTCGAGTTTTGGTTTTCAGCGATTAAGGTCGTGACGATCATTGCTTTCATTTTACTTGGTGCGGGAGCGATCGTCGGCTTCATTCCACTGCAAGATGGTAGTCCGGCTCCATTCTTTTCTTCGTTAACCGAAGGCGGGTTGTTCCCAAATGGCGCTTTCGTCATCTTCATGACGATGCTTGCCGTGAACTTTGCTTACTCGGGAACGGAACTGATCGGTGTAGCAGCAGGTGAAGCAGTCGATCCGAAACGGACGATTCCGCTTGCGATCCGGACGACGATTTTACGACTGGTTCTCTTTTTCGTCGGTACGATCATCGTGTTAGCCGTCTTGTTGCCAACGGAAGGGAAAGGCGTACTCGAAAGTCCGTTCGTCGCCGTGTTTGAACGAATCGGAATTCCTTACGCAGCAGACGTGATGAACTTCGTCATTTTGACAGCGATCTTGTCGGCAGCGAACTCTGGACTTTACGCCGCCTCTCGGATGCTCTGGTCGCTTGCGAACGAACGCATGATTCCACGCTTCTTCGCCCAGGTGACGCCAAATGGGGTGCCACTACGAGCCGTATTGTTCAGCATGCTTGGCGGAGGACTTGCCTTGCTGTCTAGCATCTATGCAGCAGGAAGTGTCTATATTGCGCTCGTCTCGATTTCCGGTCTCGCTGTCGTCGTCGTTTGGATGAGTATCAGCGTTGCCCAGTATCGCTTCCGGAAACAATTCCTCCGTGAAGGGCATACGGTCGACGAATTGGTCTATCGCACACCACTCTTTCCATTCGTCCCGATCGTTGCTTTCGTCGTTTGTTTGATTTCCCTGATTGGTATCGGATTTGATCCGACCCAACGCATTGCCTTGTACTGTGGTATTCCATTCATCGTGATCTGTTATGTCGTTCATGCGTTCACGAATTCTTCTCAGAAACGGAGTGTTGAAGATGTCCCGAATCAAAAATCCAGTTGA
- a CDS encoding polysaccharide pyruvyl transferase family protein yields the protein MKRIIIRAGMTPFEQFDAPYLMKHNSIGGNVGNLIYQYSIFRTLMTEGTTITPDYYYYDEERADEINANFDLYVIPLADAFRKEFVPTLRKYTRLIKKLKIPVVVIGVGLRAPFEPDLDGGFPFDEDVKAFVSAVLERSSMLGLRGEITSKYLTRLGFREGIDHRVIGCPSMYAFGRDLHIRETNITPESMITVNSSRLAPQNVLDFITRGMEEYPNHYFIPQWMKELKLTYTGTHPIADLSVTNYPVKMSDPAYMNDRVRFFLNAQTWFDFIGQADLSFGARLHGNITATLAGTPSILIPKDARMRELTDYHQLTHIWANDIKADTQLSDIVANADFQSPARVQARNFDNFVDFLNVNDLEHIYQETNYPENVPFDRQMAQTELLPPVQPISGVSLEEAVARFERFFPEQEKKIADAQKQTKAQLAEKDKKIKALQKQTGTAQKDQEIAALKAQLAAQTKKMKHQQGTLNRKAVRAALKTADLFAKK from the coding sequence CATTGGAGGAAACGTTGGAAATCTTATCTATCAATACAGTATCTTTCGGACGTTGATGACAGAAGGTACGACGATTACACCTGACTATTACTATTACGACGAAGAACGGGCAGACGAAATCAATGCCAACTTTGATCTTTATGTCATTCCGTTAGCGGACGCATTCCGAAAAGAATTCGTACCGACGTTACGGAAATATACACGTCTCATCAAAAAATTAAAGATTCCAGTCGTCGTCATCGGTGTAGGATTACGTGCACCGTTTGAACCAGACTTAGATGGTGGATTCCCATTCGATGAAGATGTTAAAGCATTCGTCAGTGCCGTTCTCGAGCGCTCAAGCATGCTTGGTCTTCGCGGAGAGATCACATCGAAATACTTAACACGTCTTGGTTTCCGCGAAGGGATCGATCATCGTGTCATTGGATGTCCTTCGATGTACGCGTTTGGTCGCGACTTGCACATCCGTGAAACGAACATCACACCTGAGTCGATGATTACGGTCAACTCGTCACGTTTGGCTCCACAAAACGTCCTTGATTTCATTACACGCGGAATGGAAGAATACCCGAATCATTACTTCATTCCCCAGTGGATGAAGGAACTGAAGTTAACGTACACAGGAACGCACCCGATCGCAGATCTTTCAGTGACGAACTATCCGGTGAAGATGTCGGATCCTGCTTATATGAATGATCGGGTCCGTTTCTTCTTGAACGCACAGACATGGTTCGATTTCATCGGACAAGCAGACCTTAGTTTTGGTGCGCGCTTGCACGGAAACATCACAGCGACGCTTGCGGGTACGCCGAGTATCCTCATTCCAAAAGATGCACGGATGCGCGAATTGACGGATTACCATCAATTGACGCACATTTGGGCGAACGACATCAAAGCGGATACACAATTATCCGACATCGTAGCCAACGCTGACTTCCAAAGTCCAGCACGTGTTCAAGCGCGTAACTTCGACAACTTCGTTGACTTCTTGAACGTGAATGATCTTGAGCATATCTATCAAGAGACGAACTATCCTGAGAATGTACCGTTTGACCGTCAAATGGCGCAAACTGAGTTGCTCCCACCAGTCCAGCCGATTTCTGGCGTAAGTCTTGAAGAAGCAGTCGCCCGTTTCGAACGGTTCTTCCCGGAACAAGAGAAGAAGATTGCGGATGCGCAAAAACAAACAAAAGCACAATTAGCTGAAAAAGATAAGAAAATCAAAGCATTGCAGAAACAAACAGGAACGGCTCAAAAGGATCAAGAGATTGCGGCGCTCAAAGCGCAACTGGCTGCCCAAACGAAGAAAATGAAACATCAGCAAGGGACATTGAACCGGAAAGCGGTTCGTGCAGCCTTGAAAACAGCGGATTTATTCGCCAAAAAATAA